From Fusarium musae strain F31 chromosome 8, whole genome shotgun sequence:
CTTCTGATTCGTAGTCAGACGCCTTGCCATTGGGCCACGCGACCTCGTCTTTGCTGACTAACACTTACCCAGCTCAGAAACGCATCCACAAACCAAATTTCAGATTCCGTCGTCAGGTCAAGTGCTGTAGTGACAGTATATCTTCAAAATAGAAAGTCCTTTTGTTGCGCTGATTCGGATATAAGTCTTTGGTATTGAAGCGAAGCAAACACTTTCCAAGTCAATGTACACTCGGTCTTGCGCACTTTGTATTCGCAGGTGTTATGGCAACTGTGGTTTACTTGTGCTGCCGGTTATTTGACCGTCGTCCTCGCGATGATGCTCTAGAATCACGCCCTTAGCACGATTTTTCATTTCATCCCAATACGTAATGAAAAACAAACACTTATCaagtataataagatatttatcAAGAGCCTGGGATTTCCTCTATTTCCAGAATTGACAGCTTTGTTCTTCATGTCGCGGTGCTGTAACTACCCTACAACTCAAATGGGTACGATTTTGGTGGCCAACGACGCCGCAGCAAATTCGGCTGACTGATCTATCCAATGACGTAGCCGATCCGACCCTGAGAGACTAATTGCCGATGGTTTGGTCCGGCTGCCGGAAATCCTCAACTTCCGACGTCTCAAAGCCCGGGTCCCGACATTTGGATCACACCGTCCCCACAACGACGACGTATTGAAACGCGGGGTTTAGAAATGATAAATTGCTTGAAGCGGAACCGAATTGAAGCCTAGAACTcattatactattatttgTCATTAATTTATTCATCATGGCGGCTCCTGTTAATCTCAAAGATCTCACTATCGATAACATTACCGAGAATGTGCACGCCATCAACTCTCAGTGCAGTAATCTGCGCCTGAAGTATATCCTCGAACGAGTCGTCGTACATTTGCACGACTTGGCGAGAGAAACGAGACTCACTACAGATGAATGGATGACAGCTATCCAATTCTTGACACAAGTTGGTCAGATCTGTACGGATGTCCGACAAGAGTTCATCTTATTATCTGATGTCTTGGGCTTGTCTCTCCTGGTGGACTCCATTGATCACCCGAAACCAAAGGGCAGCACTGAAGGCACAGTTTTGGGCCCTTTCCATACACACGAGGCCGAGCATGTCAAAGAGGGAAGTCTGATTTCCCAAGATACAGATGGCGaacctcttcttgttctgtgTACCCTCAAGGATGTCAATGGCTCACCAATTCCCGGAGCCATGATTGACGTTTGGGAGACTGATTCAAAGGGGTTCTACGATGTTCAGCACGCTGACCGGACTGGCCCGGATGGAAGAGCTGTGCTGACGAGCGACGATAATGGAGACTTCTGGTTCAAGGCTATTGTACCTGTGCCGTATCCTATTCCTCACGACGGACCTGTCGGAAAGTTGCTTAAGGTACTGGGCCGACATTGCTACCGACCCAGTCACATGCACTTCATGTTCAAGAAGGACGGATATGACCCTCTAATCACGTAAGCCTTCATCCCCCCCATGATGTAACAGGAACTGACACGCGAGGAACAACAGCGCTTTGTATCTCAAGGATGACCCTTATGAGACTACTGATGCGGTGTTTGGTGTCAAAGACTCGTTAATTGTCAgcatcaagaaggttgaagacgaagaaatggCGAAGAAGTATGGTGTCAAAATTGGTTCCGCCTTGATGACATATGACTTTGTTCTCGTCTCAGATGAAGCAGCTGCAAAGCTTAGAAGggagaaggctgaggaggcAATGGCGAAATTGGGACGGAAGTTCCGATTCATTGATGATCTACCTGTTCCGGATGTCGATTAGAGAATCGTGTAGGCAAAGTAGACAGTTCCCCTGATAATGGTTGCAAAACGGGCTATAGCTAGAATGATAATGCAATTAGATACTGGGCATTtcattttttaatttacaaCAGTTATAAACATAACGTTCCAACGCCCGCTCGACCTTTCTTCGACTCAAGGCATCATCGACATAGTATCAACATCCAATGCTTCACCATACAACCCATCCAAAGATGGCATCTCAAACCCCAATCCGAGAGCATCCTGATCCGCCGCCATGAAATCTTGCAGCAAGTTCGGATCAATGATCGAAGCCAACAACGCATGATCCTGTCCCGAAACAGCACTAGAAAACTGATCTGCAATAATGTTCGAGTCACCCTGTGTACCATCAAAAATCGGCAGTTCCGCATAGCCATCAGGCCTGCTCTGTTGCCGCTGCACGCATGCTCGCGCTACCTCTAGTCCTTCTTGAATCAGACTCGCACTCCTTCGAGCAACAGTAGCCTCCTCCATTGATTGCAATATATCATGCGCTTTTACAGCATCGGCGAGGAGGTCCTCTGATGGAACAGCTGTAGGACCAAGCATGATGATATACAGCACGATCATCCCAGCGTACAAGGTGTACGTGGAGTTGTACCACCAAGTGCGGAAGTAGTGTCTATTTGCGTATGCATCATACATGACACAAATAGTCTTTCGTGCGGCATCCAAACATAACTCAGCGTGTGTAGACATGTTCGCTTCTGCCGTGAGCATAGGCTGTTCGAGAAAAGGGCGATGCAGAACAATTCTTGCGTTGAGGTATCTGAGATGGAGTACAAGCTTCTGCTTAGCTGCCCATTCCTGCTCCCGGAATGACACGGCTGTGAAGTCCAGATAAGTTGGCAGCTTAGCCTTCCAGTCGTCAAGCAGGCGATCGAGCTCTTTCGCAACGGCGGACTTTTGAAGCAAAGTAAGACCCTTCGAATCATAGTACAGTTCCTTCGAGAGGCGCCGTAGGACAGCAGCAAAATGAACCATCTCATTGATCATGGCTGCACTGCAATTTTCGAGGTCAGACTGGTTTGATATAGCAACATCTTGCCCTTTGATATGAGGCAAATCGATCTGGTAATTCCTAGGCTTGCCAAGACTATCGCGACGACCTGCACTGCAGCTCATGTCAATCTCGTGAGAGTAAATGCACCACCACGTTCTTCGTGCTGCCTTGCGATCCTCAACCGAGTTGGATGGAGTTTCTCTTGCGATACCGATGGCTAGTGCAGTGCGGACGGCATGGCCGCAATACATGTAGCAAGCGTGGGGTTTCAGAGAGTTCTGACAGTACAAAGACTTTACTGGGTCAGTTTCTGGTTTcactgagactgagagaTACATACCATAAGGAGAAGTGTCTGGGCGCTCTCCAGAGAGCAAACTTCAAACACATCTCCGAGCAACATCCTGGACTTCTGGAAGTACTTCTTCGAGAGTTCTTGGCTTAACCGAGAAGGATTGaaatcttgcccttgagccGGGAGCTTCATGCAGATGTTGATATCGCGCTCAAAGTCCTGAGTGATGCAAGAGCCAGCGACAATCGCGCCGACCGC
This genomic window contains:
- a CDS encoding hypothetical protein (EggNog:ENOG41), producing the protein MLDPISFAKQCEELVWNSPNSMESNKTRRHFFALYHIVVAVGAIVAGSCITQDFERDINICMKLPAQGQDFNPSRLSQELSKKYFQKSRMLLGDVFEVCSLESAQTLLLMNSLKPHACYMYCGHAVRTALAIGIARETPSNSVEDRKAARRTWWCIYSHEIDMSCSAGRRDSLGKPRNYQIDLPHIKGQDVAISNQSDLENCSAAMINEMVHFAAVLRRLSKELYYDSKGLTLLQKSAVAKELDRLLDDWKAKLPTYLDFTAVSFREQEWAAKQKLVLHLRYLNARIVLHRPFLEQPMLTAEANMSTHAELCLDAARKTICVMYDAYANRHYFRTWWYNSTYTLYAGMIVLYIIMLGPTAVPSEDLLADAVKAHDILQSMEEATVARRSASLIQEGLEVARACVQRQQSRPDGYAELPIFDGTQGDSNIIADQFSSAVSGQDHALLASIIDPNLLQDFMAADQDALGLGFEMPSLDGLYGEALDVDTMSMMP
- a CDS encoding hypothetical protein (EggNog:ENOG41) gives rise to the protein MAAPVNLKDLTIDNITENVHAINSQCSNLRLKYILERVVVHLHDLARETRLTTDEWMTAIQFLTQVGQICTDVRQEFILLSDVLGLSLLVDSIDHPKPKGSTEGTVLGPFHTHEAEHVKEGSLISQDTDGEPLLVLCTLKDVNGSPIPGAMIDVWETDSKGFYDVQHADRTGPDGRAVLTSDDNGDFWFKAIVPVPYPIPHDGPVGKLLKVLGRHCYRPSHMHFMFKKDGYDPLITALYLKDDPYETTDAVFGVKDSLIVSIKKVEDEEMAKKYGVKIGSALMTYDFVLVSDEAAAKLRREKAEEAMAKLGRKFRFIDDLPVPDVD